From the Oryza glaberrima chromosome 5, OglaRS2, whole genome shotgun sequence genome, one window contains:
- the LOC127775017 gene encoding protein SLENDER RICE1-LIKE 2 produces the protein MAQFGGFGGWSAMDVAAAAAAALGNVSGVVYHADPAAAVYASLVPGMAVVPGRAPPSAVQIEAARRWKELEKMALRSVNLMVTCAGAIQAGDYAAAAGSLSDAREIFAKMPTTRTGIGRVLTHFADALAERLFPAFPQSAPPPPPPRGEQRELFRGFYEAGPYLKFAHLAANQAILEAFEGCNSVHVIDFALTDGIQWPSLIQALAVRPGGPPFLRITGIGPHAAGNRDELRDVGLRLAEFARSCSVPFAFRGIAADQLDGLRPWMFQVAPGEAVAINSVLQLHRLLVDQDAAAAASFPAPIDGVLDWVASMNPRVFTVVEQEADHNKSSLLERFTNSLFYYASMFDSFEAISRHGGGDGAGNPLAEAYLQGEIADIVSREGSSRVERHEQMPRWVERLRRGGMTQLPLGATGLWQAVMQLREFSGAGFGVQENGGFLTLTWHSQRLYSASAWRATAGKKMTMMASGAADAMEESQNSNTNGGGGGGSSGGGHGALNQIMQ, from the coding sequence atgGCTCAGTTCGGCGGCTTCGGTGGCTGGTCCGCCATGGatgttgccgctgccgccgccgctgctctggGCAACGTCAGCGGCGTGGTGTACCACGCCGATCCTGCTGCTGCCGTGTACGCGTCTCTAGTCCCTGGCATGGCTGTGGTCCCCGGGCGTGCTCCGCCGTCCGCCGTGCAGatcgaggcggcgaggcggtggaagGAGCTGGAGAAGATGGCCCTGCGGTCGGTGAATCTCATGGTGACGTGCGCCGGCGCCATCCAGGCGGGCGactacgcggcggcggccgggagccTGTCCGACGCGCGCGAGATCTTCGCCAAGATGCCCACCACCCGCACCGGGATCGGCCGCGTCCTCACCCACTtcgccgacgcgctcgccgAGCGCCTGTTCCCGGCGTTCCCGcagtccgcgccgccgccgccgccgccacgcgggGAGCAGCGCGAGCTCTTCCGCGGGTTCTACGAGGCGGGGCCGTACCTCAAGTTCGCCCACCTCGCGGCGAACCAGGCCATCCTCGAGGCGTTCGAGGGGTGCAACAGCGTGCACGTGATCGACTTCGCCCTCACCGATGGCATCCAGTGGCCGTCGCTCATCCAGGCCTTGGCCGTCCGCCCCGGCGGCCCGCCGTTCCTCCGCATCACCGGGATcggcccccacgccgccggcaaCCGCGACGAGCTCCGCGACGTgggcctccgcctcgccgagtTCGCGAGATCTTGCAGCGTCCCCTTCGCCTTCCGCGGGATCGCCGCGGACCAGCTCGACGGGCTCCGCCCGTGGATGTTCCAGGTCGCGCCCGGCGAGGCCGTCGCCATCAACTCCGTGCTccagctccaccgcctcctGGTCGaccaggacgccgccgccgcggcgtcgttcCCGGCGCCCATCGACGGAGTGCTCGACTGGGTCGCGTCCATGAACCCCAGGGTCTTCACGGTGGTCGAGCAGGAGGCGGATCACAACAAGTCGTCGCTGCTCGAGAGGTTCACTAACTCCCTCTTCTACTACGCCTCCATGTTCGACTCGTTCGAGGCTATcagccgccatggcggcggcgacggggcgggcAACCCGCTCGCCGAGGCGTACCTGCAGGGGGAGATCGCCGACATCGTGAGCCGCGAGGGGAGCAGCCGGGTGGAGCGCCACGAGCAGATGCCGCGGTGGGTGGAGAGGCTGCGGCGCGGGGGGATGACGCAGCTGCCGCTCGGCGCCACCGGCCTCTGGCAGGCGGTGATGCAGCTCCGCGAGTTCTCCGGCGCCGGCTTCGGCGTCCAGGAGAACGGCGGCTTCCTCACGCTCACCTGGCATAGCCAGAGGCTGtactcggcgtcggcgtggcgcgCGACCGCGGggaagaagatgacgatgatggctagcggcgccgccgacgccatggaGGAGAGCCAGAACAGCAacaccaacggcggcggcggcggcggaagcagtggtggtggccatggtgcTCTCAACCAAATCATGCAGTGA
- the LOC127774510 gene encoding uncharacterized protein LOC127774510 → MVVSCQLKPAPAPAAASRGGGAPHLQQLRRACVAAAAACAVLGTAGGPGEGAVMARAPEATAAAAAGPARWSDRRQCPPWRANSLENIVPENLPRPSARRRFNSITAAAAAAESAPPPASASPDAVLPFLALRSGMGCFSL, encoded by the coding sequence ATGGTGGTCTCCTGCCAGCTCAAGCCTGCGccggctccggccgccgccagcagaggcggcggcgcgcctcaCCTCCAGCAGCTGCGCCGGGCgtgcgtcgcggcggcggcggcgtgcgcggtgCTCGGGACGGCGGGCGGCCCCGGCGAAGGCGCCGTGATGGCGCGGGcgccggaggcgacggcggcggcggcggcggggccggcgcggtggagcgACCGCCGGCAGTGCCCGCCGTGGCGCGCCAACTCGCTGGAGAACATCGTGCCGGAGAACCTGCCGCGGCCGTCGGCTCGCCGGAGGTTCAACAgcatcacggcggcggcggcggcggcggagagcgcgccgccccccgcgtcggcgtcgcccgACGCCGTGCTCCCGTTCTTGGCGCTGCGCTCCGGCATGGGCTGCTTCTCCCTCTAA
- the LOC127773233 gene encoding uncharacterized protein LOC127773233 isoform X1 codes for MPAKRNQKRRRRQIRAQNELIRWCKRKGSPCQHGDSRAVKTMRRSTPYPCLPEDIWHHIHSLMPMRDAARAACLSRTFLQSWRSHPNLILNKDTIGLNASACGGNFSRKVDHIMRNHSGIGVKIFRLEYLGVVGFDASRYLDSWLQVVVKPGIEELTLVLCKTKREYNFPCSLLSDGIQNSIRYLRLHWCVLRPTAELGPLQSLTSLRLRSVSIRGEELQCLLSNSPALEQLRISSCTEIVCLKIPCSLQKLSNLTVIGCDSLKVLENKAPNLSSFFVSGCSNLTILENKTPNLSSFFCRGVGAKLSLGETLKMKKLGMGRANAVHYARAELPSIMPNLETLNIRSGPEAVNTPVLPTKFLYLKHLSISLIAVSTLSPSYDYFSLVSFLDASPSLETFILDVQQRRMEHESVFAKSLGLRQIPENRHDSLKTLKISGFCSAKSLVELTCYILKNVVSLESLTLDTIYGDCRCYLKTSPFCNHIEEGILMEAPRELSAIRSISAVAGKRKNRQTPQELRWRRISLDKLASDLPL; via the exons ATGCCTGCGAAACGCAACCAgaagcggcgccgccgccaaatcaGAGCCCAGA ATGAACTGATTAGGTGGTGTAAAAGAAAGGGATCACCTTGTCAACATGGTGATTCTCGAGCTGTCAAAACAATGAGACGTTCTACCCCATACCCATGCCTTCCTGAG GACATCTGGCATCATATACATTCCCTAATGCCAATGCGTGATGCTGCCCGTGCTGCTTGTTTGTCTAGAACCTTTTTACAGTCCTGGAGAAGTCATCCCAATCTCATTTTAAATAAGGATACAATTGGCTTGAATGCGAGTGCTTGTGGAGGGAATTTCAGCCGCAAAGTTGACCATATTATGAGGAACCACTCAGGCATTGGCGTGAAAATATTCAGGCTTGAATACCTTGGCGTCGTGGGGTTTGATGCCAGTCGCTATCTTGACAGTTGGCTTCAGGTGGTTGTTAAGCCAGGGATTGAAGAGCTGACCCTTGTGTTGTGTAAAACCAAGAGAGAGTACAATTTCCCATGCTCACTTTTATCTGATGGGATTCAAAATTCAATTAGGTACCTCAGACTCCATTGGTGTGTCCTTCGTCCCACTGCTGAACTCGGCCCCTTGCAAAGCCTTACAAGCCTGCGTCTGCGTTCGGTGAGTATCAGGGGGGAAGAATTGCAGTGTCTTCTTTCCAATTCTCCTGCGTTGGAGCAGTTGCGCATTTCTAGTTGCACGGAGATAGTTTGCTTGAAGATACCTTGCTCCCTGCAGAAGCTCAGCAACCTTACTGTTATTGGATGTGACAGCCTGAAAGTATTAGAGAACAAAGCTCCAAATCTCTCCAGTTTTTTTGTTTCTGGATGCTCTAACCTGACAATATTAGAGAACAAAACTCCAAATCTCTCCAGTTTTTTCTGTAGAGGAGTCGGGGCAAAGCTCTCACTTGGAGAAACACTGAAAATGAAGAAGCTAGGCATGGGCCGTGCGAATGCTGTGCATTATGCTCGTGCTGAGCTGCCTTCCATTATGCCAAATCTTGAAACTCTTAACATACGTTCAGGACCTGAg GCGGTAAATACACCAGTGCTGCCTACCAAATTCCTCTACCTCAAGCACCTGAGCATTAGTTTGATAGCAGTATCGACACTTTCCCCGTCCTATGATTATTTTTCTCTGGTTTCTTTCCTTGACGCTTCTCCTTCCTTGGAAACTTTTATCTTGGAT GTGCAGCAGCGACGCATGGAGCATGAATCGGTTTTTGCAAAATCCTTGGGTTTGAGGCAAATTCCTGAAAACCGCCATGACAGCCTCAAGACTCTGAAGATCTCTGGTTTCTGCTCTGCAAAGAGCTTGGTTGAGCTAACTTGTTATATTCTGAAGAACGTGGTGTCACTCGAGTCTCTTACATTGGACACCATTTATGGTGATTGCAGGTGTTACCTAAAAACTTCTCCATTTTGTAATCACATAGAGGAGGGTATTCTCATGGAAGCCCCAAGAGAGCTCTCAGCTATTAGGAG TATCAGCGCCGTCGccgggaaaagaaaaaacaggcaAACACCACAGGAGCTAAGATGGCGCAGGATTAGTTTGGATAAGTTAGCTTCAGATTTACCTCTTTAG
- the LOC127773233 gene encoding uncharacterized protein LOC127773233 isoform X2 encodes MPAKRNQKRRRRQIRAQNELIRWCKRKGSPCQHGDSRAVKTMRRSTPYPCLPEDIWHHIHSLMPMRDAARAACLSRTFLQSWRSHPNLILNKDTIGLNASACGGNFSRKVDHIMRNHSGIGVKIFRLEYLGVVGFDASRYLDSWLQVVVKPGIEELTLVLCKTKREYNFPCSLLSDGIQNSIRYLRLHWCVLRPTAELGPLQSLTSLRLRSVSIRGEELQCLLSNSPALEQLRISSCTEIVCLKIPCSLQKLSNLTVIGCDSLKVLENKAPNLSSFFVSGCSNLTILENKTPNLSSFFCRGVGAKLSLGETLKMKKLGMGRANAVHYARAELPSIMPNLETLNIRSGPEVQQRRMEHESVFAKSLGLRQIPENRHDSLKTLKISGFCSAKSLVELTCYILKNVVSLESLTLDTIYGDCRCYLKTSPFCNHIEEGILMEAPRELSAIRSISAVAGKRKNRQTPQELRWRRISLDKLASDLPL; translated from the exons ATGCCTGCGAAACGCAACCAgaagcggcgccgccgccaaatcaGAGCCCAGA ATGAACTGATTAGGTGGTGTAAAAGAAAGGGATCACCTTGTCAACATGGTGATTCTCGAGCTGTCAAAACAATGAGACGTTCTACCCCATACCCATGCCTTCCTGAG GACATCTGGCATCATATACATTCCCTAATGCCAATGCGTGATGCTGCCCGTGCTGCTTGTTTGTCTAGAACCTTTTTACAGTCCTGGAGAAGTCATCCCAATCTCATTTTAAATAAGGATACAATTGGCTTGAATGCGAGTGCTTGTGGAGGGAATTTCAGCCGCAAAGTTGACCATATTATGAGGAACCACTCAGGCATTGGCGTGAAAATATTCAGGCTTGAATACCTTGGCGTCGTGGGGTTTGATGCCAGTCGCTATCTTGACAGTTGGCTTCAGGTGGTTGTTAAGCCAGGGATTGAAGAGCTGACCCTTGTGTTGTGTAAAACCAAGAGAGAGTACAATTTCCCATGCTCACTTTTATCTGATGGGATTCAAAATTCAATTAGGTACCTCAGACTCCATTGGTGTGTCCTTCGTCCCACTGCTGAACTCGGCCCCTTGCAAAGCCTTACAAGCCTGCGTCTGCGTTCGGTGAGTATCAGGGGGGAAGAATTGCAGTGTCTTCTTTCCAATTCTCCTGCGTTGGAGCAGTTGCGCATTTCTAGTTGCACGGAGATAGTTTGCTTGAAGATACCTTGCTCCCTGCAGAAGCTCAGCAACCTTACTGTTATTGGATGTGACAGCCTGAAAGTATTAGAGAACAAAGCTCCAAATCTCTCCAGTTTTTTTGTTTCTGGATGCTCTAACCTGACAATATTAGAGAACAAAACTCCAAATCTCTCCAGTTTTTTCTGTAGAGGAGTCGGGGCAAAGCTCTCACTTGGAGAAACACTGAAAATGAAGAAGCTAGGCATGGGCCGTGCGAATGCTGTGCATTATGCTCGTGCTGAGCTGCCTTCCATTATGCCAAATCTTGAAACTCTTAACATACGTTCAGGACCTGAg GTGCAGCAGCGACGCATGGAGCATGAATCGGTTTTTGCAAAATCCTTGGGTTTGAGGCAAATTCCTGAAAACCGCCATGACAGCCTCAAGACTCTGAAGATCTCTGGTTTCTGCTCTGCAAAGAGCTTGGTTGAGCTAACTTGTTATATTCTGAAGAACGTGGTGTCACTCGAGTCTCTTACATTGGACACCATTTATGGTGATTGCAGGTGTTACCTAAAAACTTCTCCATTTTGTAATCACATAGAGGAGGGTATTCTCATGGAAGCCCCAAGAGAGCTCTCAGCTATTAGGAG TATCAGCGCCGTCGccgggaaaagaaaaaacaggcaAACACCACAGGAGCTAAGATGGCGCAGGATTAGTTTGGATAAGTTAGCTTCAGATTTACCTCTTTAG
- the LOC127773233 gene encoding uncharacterized protein LOC127773233 isoform X3, giving the protein MPAKRNQKRRRRQIRAQNELIRWCKRKGSPCQHGDSRAVKTMRRSTPYPCLPEDIWHHIHSLMPMRDAARAACLSRTFLQSWRSHPNLILNKDTIGLNASACGGNFSRKVDHIMRNHSGIGVKIFRLEYLGVVGFDASRYLDSWLQVVVKPGIEELTLVLCKTKREYNFPCSLLSDGIQNSIRYLRLHWCVLRPTAELGPLQSLTSLRLRSVSIRGEELQCLLSNSPALEQLRISSCTEIVCLKIPCSLQKLSNLTVIGCDSLKVLENKAPNLSSFFVSGCSNLTILENKTPNLSSFFCRGVGAKLSLGETLKMKKLGMGRANAVHYARAELPSIMPNLETLNIRSGPEAVNTPVLPTKFLYLKHLSISLIAVSTLSPSYDYFSLVSFLDASPSLETFILDVQQRRMEHESVFAKSLGLRQIPENRHDSLKTLKISGFCSAKSLVLPKNFSIL; this is encoded by the exons ATGCCTGCGAAACGCAACCAgaagcggcgccgccgccaaatcaGAGCCCAGA ATGAACTGATTAGGTGGTGTAAAAGAAAGGGATCACCTTGTCAACATGGTGATTCTCGAGCTGTCAAAACAATGAGACGTTCTACCCCATACCCATGCCTTCCTGAG GACATCTGGCATCATATACATTCCCTAATGCCAATGCGTGATGCTGCCCGTGCTGCTTGTTTGTCTAGAACCTTTTTACAGTCCTGGAGAAGTCATCCCAATCTCATTTTAAATAAGGATACAATTGGCTTGAATGCGAGTGCTTGTGGAGGGAATTTCAGCCGCAAAGTTGACCATATTATGAGGAACCACTCAGGCATTGGCGTGAAAATATTCAGGCTTGAATACCTTGGCGTCGTGGGGTTTGATGCCAGTCGCTATCTTGACAGTTGGCTTCAGGTGGTTGTTAAGCCAGGGATTGAAGAGCTGACCCTTGTGTTGTGTAAAACCAAGAGAGAGTACAATTTCCCATGCTCACTTTTATCTGATGGGATTCAAAATTCAATTAGGTACCTCAGACTCCATTGGTGTGTCCTTCGTCCCACTGCTGAACTCGGCCCCTTGCAAAGCCTTACAAGCCTGCGTCTGCGTTCGGTGAGTATCAGGGGGGAAGAATTGCAGTGTCTTCTTTCCAATTCTCCTGCGTTGGAGCAGTTGCGCATTTCTAGTTGCACGGAGATAGTTTGCTTGAAGATACCTTGCTCCCTGCAGAAGCTCAGCAACCTTACTGTTATTGGATGTGACAGCCTGAAAGTATTAGAGAACAAAGCTCCAAATCTCTCCAGTTTTTTTGTTTCTGGATGCTCTAACCTGACAATATTAGAGAACAAAACTCCAAATCTCTCCAGTTTTTTCTGTAGAGGAGTCGGGGCAAAGCTCTCACTTGGAGAAACACTGAAAATGAAGAAGCTAGGCATGGGCCGTGCGAATGCTGTGCATTATGCTCGTGCTGAGCTGCCTTCCATTATGCCAAATCTTGAAACTCTTAACATACGTTCAGGACCTGAg GCGGTAAATACACCAGTGCTGCCTACCAAATTCCTCTACCTCAAGCACCTGAGCATTAGTTTGATAGCAGTATCGACACTTTCCCCGTCCTATGATTATTTTTCTCTGGTTTCTTTCCTTGACGCTTCTCCTTCCTTGGAAACTTTTATCTTGGAT GTGCAGCAGCGACGCATGGAGCATGAATCGGTTTTTGCAAAATCCTTGGGTTTGAGGCAAATTCCTGAAAACCGCCATGACAGCCTCAAGACTCTGAAGATCTCTGGTTTCTGCTCTGCAAAGAGCTTG GTGTTACCTAAAAACTTCTCCATTTTGTAA
- the LOC127773232 gene encoding translation initiation factor IF-2, chloroplastic, producing the protein MGFPASVANLGTNGRPAASSSHLASRIRFAGLGSIRRWQYAPGRLCRCMVVTNLIDEEKGVQFSSRGSVSVKPSDDSDLLLKPPQKPIRANGPPESVNAASPSPSRPTLEDRDKVRESLDEVLEKAEKLKASTSGNGIGNGDLRQNGASKPDSSATPAAEGANSRKTKTLKSVWRKGNPVSTVHKVVRDHPRSESRNQSSSTAKPSMPAPTKPVPPLLTKPSVAPPPRRPVKADTSKEKKGPILIDKFASNKPIVDPVVAAALIEPVKPVRGPPAKVKDDRRKKTSTPAGPRRRMPKNDGLVDEDTAVRKGRRWSKAKRRAARLQLEASQVEEPVRVEILEVGEEGMVIEELAYQLAIDESEILRFLSVRGAMLDNVQTLDKDLVKMVCMEYDVEVLESGPVKVEEMAKKKEFLDEEDLDKLEDRPPIVTIMGHVDHGKTTLLDYIRKSKVVASEAGGITQGIGAYQVIVQVDGNPHACVFLDTPGHEAFGAMRARGARVTDICIIVVSADDGVRPQTNEAIAHAKAAGVPIVIAINKIDKEGANAERVMQELSQIGLMPEAWGGDIPMIQISALNGEGVDELLETIILVAELQELKANPHRNAKGTVIEACLDKAKGSLATLVVQNGTLNKGDIVVCGEAFGKIRAMYDDGGKLIDKAGPSNAVQVIGLNNVPLAGDEFESVDNLDVARERANARAEALRIERISSKAGEGKVTLSSIAASVSSGKQVGIDTHELNIILKVDFQGSVEAIRQAIQVLPQENVSLRFLLQAPGDVSVSDVDLAVASEGIIFGFNVKAPGSVKSYAKKKSVEIRLYKVIYDLIDDLRNAMEGLLELAEEEVPIGSAKVRAVFSSGSGKVAGCMITTGKVVHDCNVRVLRKGKEVYMGTLDSLRRVKETVKEVGAGLECGIGVDDFDEWEEGDVVDAFNTVKKTRTLEEASASVTAALKDAGVQL; encoded by the exons aTGGGGTTCCCTGCTTCTGTTGCCAACCTGGGGACCAACGGGAGGCCCGCGGCGAGCTCATCGCATTTGGCTTCGAGGATCAGGTTTGCTGGTCTGGGCAGTATCCGGCGGTGGCAGTATGCGCCTGGGAGGCTGTGTAGATGCATGGTTGTGACCAATTTGATCGATGAAGAGAAGGGGGTTCAGTTCTCGTCGAGAGGGAGTGTGAGTGTGAAGCCTAGTGATGATAGCGATCTTCTTTTGAAGCCACCGCAGAAGCCAATCCGGGCGAATGGGCCACCGGAGAGCGTAAATGCGGCATCACCATCTCCGTCGAGGCCGACGTTGGAGGATAGGGATAAGGTTAGGGAGTCATTGGAtgaggtgttggagaaggctgaGAAGCTCAAGGCATCAACCTCTGGAAATGGAATTGGAAATGGTGACTTGAGGCAGAATGGCGCGTCGAAGCCTGATAGTTCGGCAACGCCAGCAGCGGAGGGTGCGAATTCGAGGAAGACAAAAACACTTAAGAGCGTATGGCGAAAGGGAAACCCTGTGTCAACTGTACATaaggtggtcagagatcatccACGCTCTGAAAGTAGGAATCAGTCTAGTTCTACAGCAAAACCTTCTATGCCAGCTCCAACAAAACCAGTACCTCCTCTACTAACAAAACCTTCAGTAGCACCACCACCTCGTCGGCCTGTCAAGGCTGATACATCAAAGGAGAAAAAGGGACCCATCCTGATTGATAAATTTGCTTCCAATAAACCAATAGTGGATCCAGTTGTAGCTGCAGCACTGATAGAACCTGTAAAGCCAGTACGAGGCCCACCAGCAAAAGTCAAGGATGATCGTCGTAAAAAAACAAGCACACCAGCTGGTCCTCGCCGACGAATGCCAAAAAATGATGGTTTAGTTGATGAGGATACTGCAGTGCgcaaggggaggagatggagcaaGGCAAAACGCAGAGCTGCAAGACTTCAGCTTGAGGCTTCACAAGTTGAAGAGCCAGTTAGAGTCGAGATCCTTGAAGTTGGTGAAGAAGGAATGGTAATTGAGGAATTGGCATATCAATTGGCAATTGACGAATCAGAAATTCTGCGATTTTTATCTGTGAGAGGAGCTATGCTTGACAATGTTCAGACACTTGATAAAGATCTGGTTAAGATGGTTTGTATGGAATATGATGTAGAAGTACTGGAAAGTGGTCCAGTGAAAGTGGAAGAGATGGCAAAGAAGAAGGAATTTCTTGACGAGGAAGATTTGGACAAGTTGGAAGACAGACCCCCTATTGTAACTATCATGGGCCATGTCGATCATGGAAAG ACTACCCTGTTGGATTATATACGCAAGAGCAAG GTGGTGGCATCTGAGGCTGGTGGAATAACACAAGGGATTGGTGCCTATCAGGTTATTGTACAGGTTGATGGAAACCCTCATGCTTGTGTTTTTCTTGATACTCCAGGGCACGAG GCATTTGGTGCAATGAGAGCTCGGGGTGCTAGGGTAACTGATATCTGTATCATTGTTGTCTCTGCGGATGATGGTGTTCGTCCACAAACAAATGAGGCAATTGCACATGCAAAGGCAGCTGGAGTCCCTATTGTGATAGCCATAAACAAG ATAGACAAGGAAGGAGCTAATGCTGAACGGGTCATGCAAGAGCTTTCCCAAATTGGACTTATGCCAGAGGCGTGGGGTGGTGATATCCCAATGATTCAG ATAAGTGCTCTTAATGGAGAGGGTGTAGATGAACTATTGGAGACTATCATTCTTGTTGCTGAG CTGCAAGAATTAAAGGCCAATCCTCATAGAAATGCAAAGGGTACAGTTATTGAAGCATGCCTTGACAAAGCTAAAGGATCTCTTGCCACCCTAGTTGTACAGAATGGAACCCTAAACAAGGGTGATATTGTTGTGTGTGGTGAGGCTTTTGGAAAG ATCCGTGCAATGTATGATGATGGTGGCAAGCTTATCGATAAGGCTGGGCCATCCAATGCCGTGCAG GTTATTGGCTTGAATAATGTACCCCTTGCTGGTGATGAATTTGAGTCTGTGGACAACCTTGATGTTGCACGTGAAAGGGCAAACGCACGTGCTGAAGCACTGAGAATTGAAAGGATATCTTCGAAAGCTGGGGAAGGGAAAGTCACTCTGTCATCCATTGCTGCATCTGTTTCATCTGGAAAACAAGTAGGAATTGATACACACGAGCTTAATATCATCCTTAAAGTTGATTTTCAG GGTTCAGTTGAGGCCATTAGGCAAGCAATCCAAGTGCTGCCTCAAGAAAATGTCTCCTTGAGGTTCCTACTTCAAGCTCCGGGAGATGTGAGTGTCAGTGATGTTGATCTGGCTGTTGCTTCAGAAGGGATTATATTTGGTTTTAATGTCAAAGCTCCAGGATCAGTTAAAAGCTATGCTAAGAAGAAAAGTGTGGAAATTCGTCTGTACAAGGTGATCTATGATTTGATTGATGATTTGCGGAATGCCATGGAAGGACTTCTTGAACTTGCTGAG GAGGAAGTACCAATTGGTTCAGCCAAAGTTCGTGCTGTTTTTAGTAGTGGCAGTGGCAAGGTGGCGGGTTGCATGATTACTACTGGGAAAGTTGTTCATGACTGCAATGTTCGGGTTCTTCGTAAAGGGAAAGAAGTTTATATGGGTACACTTGATTCGTTAAGACGGGTGAAAGAAACTGTAAAGGAG GTTGGTGCTGGGCTAGAGTGTGGCATTGGGGTAGATGATTTTGACGAATGGGAGGAAGGTGATGTCGTGGACGCATTCAACACAGTTAAGAAGACAAGAACCCTAGAGGAAGCCTCTGCTTCTGTGACTGCTGCTCTAAAGGATGCCGGCGTCCAGCTGTAG